The following nucleotide sequence is from Flavobacterium sp. N1736.
TTTGATAAAGATAAATACGAAGAAGTCCTTAAAAACGGATTGAATCAAGGCTGGTAAAACATAGTCAACAGAGACCCGACAGGTTTCAAAAACCTGTCGGGTTTAGTAATATGAGTTTACTCAACAATAGTTCTAAAAGTCAGGTTTACTCTGGGTTTTGATGTTGTTTTGGTCGGTGGTAAACGATGTAGCCAATGCGTTTGCGTAGTATCTTTCATCACCAATAAACTGCCGTGTTCTAAGATTAAAGAAACCGTTTCTTTGGTTTCTTTATGTTTGAAAGCAAACTTTCTTTCCGCACCAAAACTTACCGACCCAATTGCGCCATTCTTTTTCAAATCCTTTTCAGCATCGCTGTGCCACGCCATCCCTTCATCGCCGGAATGATATAAATTAAGTAAGCAAGAATTGAATCTTTCGCCTGTTTCTTGTTCAATAACAGCTTTTAATTCAAGTAATTCCTTTGTCCACGGAAGTGCCTTTTTAGTGGTATTCGAATACGTATATTCAAAACCCGAATCGCCATACCAAGCCACTTTTCGTTTCGTAAGAATTAATTTTCCGAAGATAATGGCTTCATCATTTTTCCATTCAATAGTATTTAAAAGCACATCTAAATAATGATTAGATTGTTCTCTGGAAAATAGTTTCCCGTAATAATTTACAGTTCCGTCTTTAGGAAGCAGATTTGTCGTTTCGTCAGTTTCGGGATTAAATAAGTCCATTTTTCCAGTTTTGATATTCGGTTTTCATACAATGTCCGCAAGGTCTGAAACCATTTTGTCTTGCTTCGCTTTCAGATAAAAAGAAAACCCGATTTTCTCGTTTCATTCTTTTACCCGAAGAGCATTTTAAAGTTCCGTAGATTTTTAGTTTTCGGTTTCCACCAAAGCAAATTTCCGTATTTTTAATTTTATTTCGGAGATTTAAATCTGAAATTTCTAGATGTTGAATCATGTTTTTTAAAGTTACAAAGGTTCAGAGGGACAAAAGTTCAGAGGTTTTTTTGTGAGCACATATCTTTGCAACTTTGCACCTCTGAACCTTAATTCAACGCATCATGAAAAATAATTCCTAATGTATGTCGCTCTCCGGAATGAATCTCACTAACGCCATGTTTCATGTTTACGCGATAATACCCTTTTGTTCCTTTTACAGGTCTAAAATTTGTTGTAAAAATCAAAATATCACCTTTTTTAGGTTTCAAAACAATTGCTTTAGATTGCGCTCTGGGCGTTTGTTGCGTTAAAACAAATTCGCCGCCGGTAAAATCTTCATCCGGTTTGTTTAGAAAAAGCACAATTTGAATGGGGAAATAAACATCGCCATATAAATCCTGATGCAAAGTATTAAAGCCGCTTTTGCCATATTTTAAAATCAAAACTGTTGCTTTTAGCTGATTATTGGCGTGACATTGTTCGAGTAGTTTTTCATGTGTTTCAGGAAAAGCGATGTTTATATTCAGCGCTTTCATCCAGGCATTTGCAATTGGCGCAAGTTTAGGATAAATAGAAGTCCGGATTGTCTGAATCAAATCAGGCAACGGATAATTAAAGTATTTGTATTCGCCCAAACCAAATCGATAACGCTCCATAACAACTGTTTTTCGATATAAAGTTGGATTATCATAATCGAATTTTAAGTCTTCACATTGTTCGTTATTGAGTACATTCGGGATAATGGCGAACCCATTTTCGTGCATAGATTCGGTGATGCTTTCCCAATTAAGAGAAGCAATTTTTGATTGTATATTTTGCATAATAATTTTAGATTGAGATTTTTTTATGGGTTTATTTGGGCTCCTTCCCAGCCAATAATAGCTGTTTTACGAGTGTTTCCCCACATATAACCGCCAAAGGTTCCCGAAGATTGGATTACGCGATGACACGGAATTAAAAAAGCGACAGGATTACTGCCAATTGCCGTTCCAACAGCTCTTGAAGCATTTGGTTTCTCAATTTGTTGTGCAATTGTTCCATAAGTAGAAAGCTGCCCCATTGGGATTTTTAGCAAAGTTTCCCAAACCTTCAATTGAAAATCCGTTCCTTTTAAATGCAGTTTGATTTCAGATAATTTACTCCAGTCATTTTGGAAAATAAATAAAGCATTTTGTTGCGATAAATCCAGTTTTCTGGAGAATGCAGCATTCGGGAATTTGTGTTTTAAATTTTCAAATCCGGTTTCTTCATCTTCGGCGAAAGCCATAAAACAAACGCCTTTAGTGGTCGAAGCAACGATAATATTCCCAAACGGACTTTCGGCAAAGTTGAAATTAATTTCTAAGTTTTTACCGCCATTTTTATATTCCGCCGGAGTCATTCCTTCGATGTTTACAAACAAATCATGCAAACGGCTTGTTCCCGATAATCCGGTATCAAAAGCAGCATCAAACAATGTAGCTTTATCATTTTCTTTGAGAACTTTTTTGGCGTGTTCGACACTGATATATTGCAAAAACTTCTTCGGACTTGTTCCTGCCCATTCGGTAAACAAGCGCTGAAAGTGAAACGGACTTAAATGCACTTTTTCGGCAACCTCATCTAAGTTGGGTTGTTCCTTAAAGTTGACTTTGATATAATCGATTGCATCGGCAATTCGGTTATAATTGATGTTTTCCTGTGTGTTCATTTTCGTTCAATTTTATAATGCAAATATCGACTGGTTTTTGCGGGT
It contains:
- a CDS encoding Ada metal-binding domain-containing protein; amino-acid sequence: MIQHLEISDLNLRNKIKNTEICFGGNRKLKIYGTLKCSSGKRMKRENRVFFLSESEARQNGFRPCGHCMKTEYQNWKNGLI
- a CDS encoding methylated-DNA--[protein]-cysteine S-methyltransferase, with product MNTQENINYNRIADAIDYIKVNFKEQPNLDEVAEKVHLSPFHFQRLFTEWAGTSPKKFLQYISVEHAKKVLKENDKATLFDAAFDTGLSGTSRLHDLFVNIEGMTPAEYKNGGKNLEINFNFAESPFGNIIVASTTKGVCFMAFAEDEETGFENLKHKFPNAAFSRKLDLSQQNALFIFQNDWSKLSEIKLHLKGTDFQLKVWETLLKIPMGQLSTYGTIAQQIEKPNASRAVGTAIGSNPVAFLIPCHRVIQSSGTFGGYMWGNTRKTAIIGWEGAQINP
- a CDS encoding 2OG-Fe(II) oxygenase, giving the protein MQNIQSKIASLNWESITESMHENGFAIIPNVLNNEQCEDLKFDYDNPTLYRKTVVMERYRFGLGEYKYFNYPLPDLIQTIRTSIYPKLAPIANAWMKALNINIAFPETHEKLLEQCHANNQLKATVLILKYGKSGFNTLHQDLYGDVYFPIQIVLFLNKPDEDFTGGEFVLTQQTPRAQSKAIVLKPKKGDILIFTTNFRPVKGTKGYYRVNMKHGVSEIHSGERHTLGIIFHDALN
- a CDS encoding alpha-ketoglutarate-dependent dioxygenase AlkB family protein yields the protein MDLFNPETDETTNLLPKDGTVNYYGKLFSREQSNHYLDVLLNTIEWKNDEAIIFGKLILTKRKVAWYGDSGFEYTYSNTTKKALPWTKELLELKAVIEQETGERFNSCLLNLYHSGDEGMAWHSDAEKDLKKNGAIGSVSFGAERKFAFKHKETKETVSLILEHGSLLVMKDTTQTHWLHRLPPTKTTSKPRVNLTFRTIVE